In Sphaeramia orbicularis chromosome 9, fSphaOr1.1, whole genome shotgun sequence, the sequence ACATGTCACTCCCCCAAAACcctgatattttttttcccagtcaaAACATTCTGACGTTTGCATGAAAAACATCTGTGCTACATGCAGCTCAATGTCAGGATAGAAGCAAAGAGAACCTGTGGAATACATTATACTCATGCGATTTTTATGTTGATTTTGCCTTTCCCAGCTCAGGCAGCGATAAAGCAGGTGAATCAAGCAATATCATCCCAGGATAAGGTCGCTCTGTTGGCTGCACTGAGGCGGGAAGCTCTGGCTCTGCTGGGTGTTCAGGAAGTAAACGGCCACTGGTACCTGGAACATTTTACCACATACTGCCAACATAAGACCAAGGTACACCAAGTCAGAGCATGCTTGTTGATGAGTTTAAAGATAAGCTTTGGAGCAGGAGAACCTGTAACTATATAAGACTATTGGGGCTCACTATATTTGGAACCAGCAAAGGGTTCTCAGGCTGTGGTTAGAAATGGTTTTGTTTTCATACAGAATTATTTGGAAAAGTACTGCAGGTTTTCTGCGGGACAAATCTAGGTTAGATATTGATGAAGGGCTGCAGCTGTTATGCTCTGTCACTATGCATAAAGCATAGAGACTGTCCAATAAAAAAGTGTGAACGCATCTAGAACCTAGACAACATAATACAAACATTACAGAGAATGCAAACTCCAGATGTTCAGCCCTCCAGGCCCTGCAGTGAATTATCACTTGACACTCTGAGTGTTTGACTTTGTGCTGCAGGATGGAGGGAAGATGATGATGGACAAAGAAGAAATTCAAAGAGTTGTCAGCTCTTGTAATGACTTTGCTGAGGCAGAGAAACGAAGTAAGCACCTTTTTGTCACATTCTGTCTTTTGGAAACCGAATCTTGGTTATCTGGAAGACATGGTTTTCTGTGATGTATTTCTTGACCAGAACTGGAAGCAGTTGCAGCGATAAATAAAGCCATTCGACTTGGCAATGCATTGGACACTGTGGAGGAGCTGATGAACCCTGAGGCACAACTGCCAATCGTTTACCAAACCGCTGCCAACCTCTACCAGGCTGAACTTTTCAGTTTGCAGCTGCAAAGTGGGGGACGGGTGAGAGATCATGTTAAATTTTGTCACATATGGATATACAGTACACACTGATACAGAAGAAGATATTCTTGTAGTTATCTGGGAGTTTATTGTTGGATATTTATTGCAGTGAAGTGTCACATCATGGTTCTGATTGTGAATATTTTGTTTCTTAGTCTGGTCTGAGCCATGAGGAGCTGAGTGTAGCTGTGGAAATGCTGTCAGCTGTAGCTGTACTGAATGAGGTGCTGGACACCAAAGACCCCCAGGCTGTGATTGAACAACTAACAGACTCACCTCTAGGTTTCACCAACATAGACCAAGACAACCTCAACAGGTAAAGTAGATGAATAGTAGAAAAATACTGAGAGGTGGTGATGAAAGGTGATAAGAAGTTTATAAAAAAATAGTGCTATGAGCCCTAATTATGCAGCAAAATGTACATATGGCTGTTGAACTTGTCTGGATTTGTCCTGGTTAATTATTTAGTGCTAACATTTCTCTTTTAATTAAAATGCAGCTAAAGGCATTTCAGTGAAATTGTGATTTTGTGTTATTTAAGATTTGGGCACCTTGATGTTAATTTTTActgcaaataaatgaataacaataGTATTCTATTGGTTTGAGATGTCAGTTTCTACACCTTTAATATTAATAATCGACACCTGCCCTGAAAAAGGACTTACCTCTGATATCATCACACTTAGCTTTCTTATGACAGTATTCTTGCTGCTGCCGTTAGTGTGCATCCATCTTTATTAGATAATGATTGTAGTTTGAGGAGCAATAAagctatttaataaaaaaaatgtatatgaaatgTATAGTGGACTCTTGTGCTTTGTGAAATATCCTCAGCTGCACTGCACTGCAGGCCTCTATTCCTTGATACTTAGTAGACTTGCATTTTAACCTTTTCTCGCCCTCAGGTATGCTGACACTCTTATCAAAGAGCGAGCTGAGGCTCTTGCCAAAGGTCAAGAATTTCTAACCTGGAATGATGTTCAGAAGTGCATCGACATGGTCAATGTTCAGGTCCATGAAGAGCATGAACGTAAGGAAGGCATTTCTGTGTCACATACTGTCCCATGTGTCCTGTCTCGTGCAGCTGATGCACTAATGCTGGAGTCATATTTACGATGTGaatataacatcacataatatatGAATTAATTGATTACATTTGGTGTCTATCTCTAGGTATTATAGCTATAGCTGAGATCAATGAGGCCCTCAACTCAGGCGATCATCAACAGACTCTTGCAGCACTGATGCTTCCAACAGCCAAGTTGACAGGAGTGAACGCAGACACAGCAAAACACTACCACGATGTTCTTCAGTATATCAAGTTACTTCTCTGTCAGGTATAGTAACAGTGGTTCATTTATTAAACATGTCACACATCCATTCAAGAAATATAGACACCTGGTTGAATAAACTGATGTGTaggtttattcattttgttacatttttctcatttttagccCCTATGGCTTAATTTATGGTGTAGAGCTTGGAAAAGTGTTCATACTTTACATATTAATGAACAAAATTGTTAGACAATTTTCCAGTGTTACATTTTTAGCTCTTCACGGTTTGCTTCTAAGTTGTCAAATTTCCACAATCTAATTATAACCTTTTTTGATACTGTACTATGATACAGAAAACCCTAATGGAAATGCTCATTTGACCTTTGTAAGAGTGTCCATGTTTAACTTTCACATCTGCTTTTTTGAACTTGTGCTTCCCAGCTGTATCCCAACAATAGTTCAGCAGTGAGATAAGTTATTTTGTGCTCAAACAAACAGTCTCACATCATTAATGCTGGTCTTGGCGTTATCCCACGGAGAGAAATAAATTGTAGATCAGAGGCTGTCGTTTTGGACATAAGGATACACAGGAAGGGATCCAGACAACTGTGGAAGCAGCAGAGACACACTGCCACTCTGTAGTATCCGTACAGTCTGTCGTCTCCACTGGAAATTAGGTGAATGTAGTGAGACATGTGCAAAATGCCACTGGGTGAGAAGCATAACACAAAGATGATGAAAACCAGAGTGCTAACCCTGATAAATGGTCTCCAGTCACAACCTGATTGCCCTAGGTGGTATATGACGGCCACATGGGCGTAGATACAGATGAGGAATGGAACAATGAATCCCAGACACACCAGTATCAGTCTGTATGGCACCAACAGGGAATGGGATTTCTCATCTAGTGGAAGTATGTCATGGCAGGTGGTGATTCCCAGGTTAGGAACCGGGTAGGTTTGCTTGACCACAAGTTCGGGAACAATAGTGGCCCCAAACAGGAACCATACAATAAGGCAAGTCCACGTTGAAAGGGAAGTCTTAGCCAGCTGTCTGTATAAGAACGGCTTGACCACTGCCAGGTAGCGTTTGAGACTGATACATGCAATAGTCTGAGAGGAACAGTAAACATTGCCATAAAACAAAGCAGTGATCAGCCGACAGGAGTATTCCCCAAATATCCAGTTGTTTCTATTGAAGTGATAGTGAACACGCAGTGCCAGAGAAAGCAGGAGCAGCAGGTCAGACAAAGCCAGGTTCAGGTAAAGGACCACCGTGGACAAGGACTTCGCCTTGATCTTGACTCGTAGAAATGCCAGAATGTAGGCGTTGGAGGGGATGCCTACCAGCATGGCCAGAATGTATGATGAAGGTATGACCCAAGTACTGAAGGAACCGGTGGCATAGGCTGTTGCAGGATCCTCTGGGCTCACATCTAGTGACGGGGTTGTGCTGGAATCCAGTGGAGTCACCCGCTGGGTTTTTGTGTGATTGGATTTGTTTGTGCTTGCCTTGAAGGTTTTTGGCCTCAGTTCAGTTGAATTATTGGTTgatatctttgttttatttcctGTAATTTGTTTAGAAATCCAGAGTTAATAGCATGAATTAAAATGTAACAGACTTTACCATGACGTCAAAGAGAAAACTAAGAATTTAAGTGCTTATCCAGTctgatgtctgtttttctttttaaggaAAGCtaacatttttcaacattttataaaTTTGAGTTGATAGTAAAAATAAAACCGAAACCGTAAGTTAACTGCCAAATTTGTTATAATTTTATTATATAATTTTGTATATCTTTTTAGGGAGTCTGGATTAAATAATAAAGTTATCTTTATAGTGAACTAATGTACATACCGTCATGTTGAATGGTGTCCACTGCCATCAGACAGATGAGTAGTCCATGTATAAGGTCAGCCATGTCGCCATCCACAGTCTAGTCCAGAGTTTTTACAGGTTTCTTGTCTTTGGACCGCTCATTGCTTCTTGTTTTCAGTAAATGAAGGTGTCCTCCACTGGTGAAATTTTCTGTTTTGCATCTCTGCTGTCCTGTAAGTGATAACAGAGGCTAGGCTTCCTGCCAGTGCATGTGGGAAGCTTGTATGTGCGTATGGTTTAGTGAGCATGTTTCCTGCCCTGGCTTGAAAAACTGAATTCCCATCTGACTGCGTCAGTAACTGCCCACTGACTCACTGGGGCGGGAGGACACAGCTCAATGGTTAAACAACAGTTATAAACAAATTGTGTACTGATTACTGGAATATTTAgtcttttatttttcagttaataTATAAGCTACTCCAAGGTCTTGTACTAAATGGGtgtcagtcagtttttttttttgtttgttttttttttttgtttgtttgtttgttttttgggggggggggttctatgaAATTATCATGTGTTTCataatatgtgtatatgtatcatGTGTTTGCACTTTTTTATTATACTGTTTTGCTTTCAATTGCAACTTATTCTTTTAACCTTATTATTTCATGTAGCAATTAGATCATggatgcattatgggaaatggaCACTGTTTTCCATCATGACATTTTCATTTGTGGGTTTTAGAAGACAATGTATGACTCTTTTTTTAACAAGCAGCAAAATAACTTGATCCACAGTCcttttttaattatatatttcTCCCAGCAGAGTAATAATTGGTTAAAAGCAAATGTAAATAGTATGCTTTTATGGTGACTTCCTTCCTGTTGGCCTCTGGTCAAGAATACACCCCATCCCTACTAGTGTTATCTAAAATTAGCCTGAACACACATACAGAAATCAGGCTGAATAAATACTCTCTGTGCCTCAAGTGAGGTTTCATTGTATGCTGCTGATTGAATGAGAGTGGTGATGCCATGTGTTTGCATTTTGTATAAGTACTAATAATAACTGGTCATTACACATTTCCTTCCTCAGATGCTACCTCTGGACACAGAGGAAACGGTACTTCCTTCTGTTGTTTCTCTAATAGCAGCAGCTTGTGTGGTGTTGGTGATTAGTGTTGCTGTGAAGTGCTACTGCTGTAAAGCACAACACTGTGTACAAAAATTAGTTCGCAATCCTAATTAGATGAAGTGAGAGTGTGAAACAAGAGTGTCTGACTTTGGACACTGAATGATTTGTCTAAATCGGCTTTAAAATCTGAGTTCAAGTTAGTATTGTGTTTGTGATGCACTAACAAAGCTCTGTGTTCCTCTGGTAAACTTCTTAAAATAAGAAGAGTGATTAAATGTTTATGTGATTGTAGAGCTCTGGGGATGAGTCTGCAGTTCTGTGGCTGGACCAAATCCAAGAGGCCATACACACAGCCAACCAGGATGAAGAGGAGGCTCTCACAAGTATGAATCTACCAGTGTCATCATATCACCCCCAAAAGTACAGAAAGCTGATTCAGGTCTAGTAAAGTGGGCTTAATACATATCATAATACATTTATATTTGCTAGACTTAGCTCGTCATATTTAGTGATGTAAcactaaaatatttttattacgACGTTTTACAGCCTTTTGCTTAGAGCCTATGCACTTTGCTTatctgtatttattcttttaaaaCTATAAAACTGAAAGCTCTTCGTAATgtactgaataaataaaaaaagacgaTAATATAGTAATATGTTGTAATGGCCTGTGTTTAGAAACTGTCACCATTCCCTAATAGTACAGCATCCTGAGATGCTCTGTTAGTGCCATTGTGCGTTATTTTTAATGATTGCACATTTTGTTGTCGGTTTGTTTTCCACTATTTGTTTCTGTGCTGTTGACATATTTGCCTTGGTGTAATTCTTCTGTGCTTTGCCAGTGGCTGGAGCAGTGGCTCATATTAACAGGATGGTGGCTGAGGGAGACTCCCAGAATACACTGCAGGCCATGCAGGTGCCTGGTGCGGGACTGAAAGCGGTACTTCCTGAATGTGCGGACATTTACCAGTCTGAACTGgcacagagacaaacaaacagtcGTACTGAAGGTAACATAATGAGAGGCTGATTTACTCTAGATTTTGGTGGGCTTTTTTACTGTTCATTTGAGAAAAGCCTTCTCTTATGTGGTGTCTAAAGAGGCACTTTCTTCTCTCTCCCAGGCAACACAGATAGTATATGGGCAAGACATTGTGTCAAGGACAGATATGACTACTATTATAACCTAGAGACGGGACAGGGCACCTGGGAGGAGCCAGAAGGATTTGAGCACAACGTTGGCCACCTGACTAAAGAGGAAATCCAGGTATCCTCCCTCTTTCTGCctattttcctgttttatttcacaGAACATCTCCAAACTACTAAAATATGGGGATCAATATATACACAGTAAAATTATAGGATGTGGTATCTATATATTTACCTTAAATACACATTCCTCATGTCATCGAATAATAATGATATTGAGTTT encodes:
- the f2rl2 gene encoding proteinase-activated receptor 3; the encoded protein is MADLIHGLLICLMAVDTIQHDGNKTKISTNNSTELRPKTFKASTNKSNHTKTQRVTPLDSSTTPSLDVSPEDPATAYATGSFSTWVIPSSYILAMLVGIPSNAYILAFLRVKIKAKSLSTVVLYLNLALSDLLLLLSLALRVHYHFNRNNWIFGEYSCRLITALFYGNVYCSSQTIACISLKRYLAVVKPFLYRQLAKTSLSTWTCLIVWFLFGATIVPELVVKQTYPVPNLGITTCHDILPLDEKSHSLLVPYRLILVCLGFIVPFLICIYAHVAVIYHLGQSGCDWRPFIRVSTLVFIIFVLCFSPSGILHMSHYIHLISSGDDRLYGYYRVAVCLCCFHSCLDPFLCILMSKTTASDLQFISLRGITPRPALMM